A window from Culex pipiens pallens isolate TS chromosome 3, TS_CPP_V2, whole genome shotgun sequence encodes these proteins:
- the LOC120413431 gene encoding basic helix-loop-helix neural transcription factor TAP — MSSYCALRDTSFDDFEEYTSEDSGFEKSLESNSDLSFCFAPRKLDFEVGPVVPPVPPLVQDVPPPAPKKRGRKSLKDKQLELLSAEFKPSLGVQTSTPTKPSSEDSKPKRKYAMGKSRITRNRSPTQVVKIKRFRRLKANDRERNRMHNLNEALEKLRLTLPTFPEETKLTKIETLRFAYNYIFSLVQVLELDDDVQLDLEKLQSLTLSGERINKELFDAMFINPPPHFMEPGYGCNADFYSSMHQYGVTMNQPAGYDPRGFSNQNYQMFRGAFEAAYNGGAPKTLNHTYPPASYHHQEVQPPVYNAEYYNAQPQPNVIPPNFNNPTSYPSPDCSVNPSIPTLQSPQQQNMHYNSSFYSQTPPWSETSAYSDSGYTADHCRKSLPLQVPPPCQAYPL, encoded by the coding sequence ATGTCGTCTTACTGTGCGTTGAGGGATACGTCGTTCGACGACTTTGAGGAGTACACCTCCGAAGACAGTGGATTCGAGAAGAGCTTGGAGTCCAACAGTGATTTGTCGTTTTGTTTCGCGCCGCGCAAACTGGACTTTGAGGTGGGACCTGTGGTGCCTCCAGTGCCGCCGTTGGTTCAGGATGTGCCGCCACCGGCACCGAAGAAGCGCGGCCGAAAATCTCTGAAGGACAAGCAGTTGGAGCTACTGTCCGCGGAGTTCAAACCCAGCTTGGGCGTCCAAACGTCGACACCAACCAAACCATCATCCGAAGATTCAAAGCCGAAGCGCAAGTACGCGATGGGTAAGAGTCGCATCACGCGGAACCGAAGTCCCACCCAGGTCGTCAAGATCAAGCGGTTCCGTCGACTCAAGGCAAACGATCGCGAGCGCAACCGGATGCACAATCTGAACGAGGCGCTCGAGAAGCTGCGCCTAACGCTGCCGACCTTCCCCGAGGAAACCAAGCTGACCAAGATCGAGACGTTGAGATTTGCCTACAACTACATATTCTCACTGGTTCAAGTACTCGAACTGGACGATGACGTCCAACTGGATCTGGAGAAGCTCCAAAGCCTCACGCTGAGCGGCGAACGCATCAACAAGGAGCTGTTCGACGCCATGTTCATAAACCCTCCGCCGCACTTCATGGAGCCTGGCTACGGATGCAACGCCGACTTCTACAGCAGCATGCACCAGTACGGCGTCACGATGAACCAACCTGCAGGCTACGATCCCCGCGGCTTTTCCAACCAAAACTACCAGATGTTCCGAGGTGCCTTCGAAGCGGCCTACAACGGCGGTGCCCCCAAAACCCTCAACCACACATATCCACCAGCAAGCTACCACCACCAGGAAGTTCAACCTCCCGTCTACAACGCAGAATACTACAATGCCCAACCCCAACCCAACGTAATCCCCCCAAACTTCAACAACCCCACATCCTACCCCTCTCCGGACTGCTCCGTAAATCCGTCGATACCAACGCTGCAGTCACCTCAACAGCAGAACATGCACTACAACAGCAGCTTCTACAGCCAGACTCCGCCGTGGTCTGAGACTTCCGCCTACAGTGACAGTGGCTACACGGCAGATCACTGCAGGAAGTCTCTGCCATTGCAGGTACCGCCGCCTTGCCAGGCGTATCCGCTGTAG